The Spirosoma foliorum genome has a window encoding:
- a CDS encoding SDR family oxidoreductase codes for MTKTIFITGASSGLGKAAAILFANKGWNVIATMRNPENETELTQISAIKLLPLDVTNLEQIQSTVQQVIDSSEVDVVFNNAGYGLVGPLEGTTDVQIVKQLETNLLGVIRVTQAFIPHFRAKQAGLFISTTSIGGLVAFPFNSVYHATKWALEGWSESMSFELSKFGIGIKTVSPGGITTDFSGRSIVRTSHEAYTDQLNKVVAAFSDPARRANYSTAEKIAEVVYEAATDGKNQLRYVAGADAKALYAQRLQVGDEVFRKAVDDRFFNE; via the coding sequence ATGACAAAAACAATTTTCATCACTGGTGCGTCCAGTGGTCTTGGCAAAGCTGCTGCGATTCTGTTTGCGAACAAGGGCTGGAACGTGATTGCCACGATGCGCAATCCCGAAAATGAAACGGAACTTACCCAAATCTCTGCCATTAAGCTCCTGCCGCTCGACGTCACAAACCTCGAACAGATACAATCTACTGTGCAGCAAGTGATTGACTCAAGTGAGGTAGATGTAGTATTCAACAATGCTGGCTACGGTTTGGTTGGCCCTTTAGAAGGCACAACCGACGTGCAGATTGTGAAACAGCTGGAAACAAATCTGCTGGGTGTCATTCGGGTTACGCAGGCATTTATCCCACATTTCAGAGCAAAACAAGCCGGTTTGTTTATTAGCACTACGTCAATTGGCGGTTTAGTGGCCTTCCCATTCAACTCGGTATATCATGCTACCAAATGGGCCTTGGAAGGATGGAGTGAAAGCATGTCGTTCGAGCTATCCAAGTTTGGTATTGGTATCAAAACAGTTTCTCCGGGCGGTATCACAACTGATTTTTCAGGTCGTTCCATTGTGCGAACATCGCACGAGGCTTACACGGATCAACTAAATAAAGTAGTTGCCGCCTTTAGTGATCCGGCTCGCCGTGCCAATTACTCAACTGCCGAAAAAATAGCTGAAGTTGTGTATGAAGCGGCTACGGATGGCAAAAATCAATTGCGGTACGTGGCTGGTGCAGATGCCAAAGCATTATATGCGCAACGCTTACAAGTGGGCGACGAAGTATTCAGGAAAGCCGTTGATGATCGGTTTTTTAATGAGTAA
- the sov gene encoding T9SS outer membrane translocon Sov/SprA, producing MVNHYFVHSSVASHVIIPVSRLLFIPNGWLIVGCWLLLGLGISFGQNQPAPAKKGAAGRRQQAAADSARANARRRAIMRADSAKQAIQDRNDSIRALRSANRRPTVNWPDRRATRFSERPSKSPFILRDPKGVSTDFRLDPEGRIGVTERVRTGVSLSGAPTPNSVQGQTSAPTAGTSAPAATSPILPPSQFGLPYRPAETIPYSTYNQLQNQRVEQSVWREYGAKRDGQSALSGRGLVPKLELPPVIDRLFGGSQVDFKPNGFVTLDFGYLYQFNDNPAYPIRQRRSGNFLFNEQISINFNGKIGEKLGVLANFDTKASFNFENALKLNYKPGGGLPAFGTGQGLPGLPKAPTLPGAPTLPGMSAPGAPAFTPQNESILQGLEVGNISWAVNSQLIPGVQNLFGIKTQLRFGRLNATLVASQQRSRKSEIVLRGGTSNRPFEIRADSYDENQHFFLSQFFRANYEASLKTMPQVTSGVNITRIEVYVTNRTNTTESLRNIAGFQDLGEGNPYNLANPNLSPNTKNNLTPTANASNGLFSKLTANPTSGFRQVDQTNDQLTTSFQLTKGSDFDLLRGAKRLTDREYRLQADLGYISLVTPLRNDEILAVAYEYTYQGRRYKVGELTEDYQARKGDEVIVLKLLKSSTIRNNLQLPMWNLMMKNIYGLNSSQITRQGFQLRVIYKDDLTGMDNPNLQEGRRTQNRPLVQLFGMDRLNQQLDAQPDGNFDYVESYTIDSRYGKIIFPVLEPFGAYLEKQFDADEDNLKAKYVFGELYRGTQADAKQIAAKDKFYLKGSFQSGNGAEVQLPYGVNEQSVTVTAGGVPLVAGSDYVLEAQIGKLRIINESVTNSGREIRISYEQPDLFQNQIRTLIGTHLDYVVNKDVSIGLTAMHMKETPAGFLTRVALGNEPVNNTILGINANIRKDAPGLTRLLDALPGVQTKEMSTVQFNGEVAQLFPGTNQKARNESYLDDFEAARTIFDLTRQPTRWRLGSTPQQFPQGSFADPLPFAYNRARVSVYTVDPSIFGSTGLLGVSSNIDVEDANKHMYERPFLPQELFPGRSARPVQLPENILDVAYFPSERGMYNYNPNLDANGLLPNPTQNFGAVTRAIASDIDFDNANVENITFWLMDPFVKGDAGDIRYGPGANQVLKGGTRKSGGKLVFNLGDVSEDVVKDSRYEFENGFPLDSAISTRNPGTETTAWGKAPTRQFVTNAFQSGSRAQQDIGLDGLSSQPNIPSGVTAEKDFFKNYLNAIRPKISADAYNEIEGDPSGDDFKFYLGDDADQQKYIIARYKKYMGMENNSPENTSANQYLTPASTTLPDIEDLNIDNTINDNEAYYEYEMDLQPDKLEVGQTKYIVDKVTVSTPGGPVNWYQFRIPVREPLRKVGDINGYKSIRFMRMYLTGFADPVVLRFAELQMEANQYRKYTGDLTQHGLQEVPEPYDANFTVSTVNIEENSSTQTTTAGGDKYQYTVPPGYVRDRDYTQPNIVELNEQSMRLSVTGLRDGDSRGAFKNTNYNLLFRERLKMFVHMHNNETESGKVSAFVRLGTDYTDNYYEIEIPGLIATPAGNQAPEVVWPDGNALDIALNELITLKANRNREFGRKTSLPFTQPSADKHYLLTVVGNPDLSSVQSIMIGMRNPKMLGDGEQPKTFTIWVDELRASGYDQHAGVAAVGALNMKLADLGTLTASGRITTFGFGGVQTRIGERALETTTEFGVSSALAIDKFLPASWGMKIPLYVNYDHRNVDPHFDPLDPDTPLQTSLSTKPESERDSYRQLVQDNTTRRGYNFSNVRKVKTAPNSKSHFWDFENFAFTYAFNDMKRTNILTQEYLQRQNRGGISYTYSAQPKPFEPFRNVASFEAPYLRWLKDFNLTLLPSLVSIRTDMDRSFIKTQLRSSDLTTNGILPQFEKYFLFNRYYDLTWNLTRSLILTYHAQANAIIDEPAGDINTQAKRDSIINSIKHLGRMKNFVQDIKATYRLPLDKIPLLDWIAADASYAVGYQFQANSFGIVDSLGVPFGNILRNNRERGITGRVDLIRLYNKIRYLRFANTPAPIRKNFARNPGDIEDIVRGESKILKNFTRALLTVRGINFSYNLQESTILPGFLPTPKFFGLSAENAPGLGFVLGSQDHSIAYKAAQKGWLSPSTVQNTAFQQNITKKFTASTTLEPFKDFRMQINWRLDRTDAYQEYYRPGSQGGPFETQTPVRSGQFSMSFWSFRTAFKGLRSDNSSVLFDSLEQYRSYFAGVLNKKAGEANRAGTYDVNSQDVLIPSFFAAYSGQKKEKAKFSPFYNFPLPNWQIAYNGMSGLGFIRKKFSSFTLNHSYSSTYSVGNFISNLDYTAAYVNLAVQDFGPRVDQVTNQLGQFVPIVAMSTITMSEKFAPLIGVQFQTKNRISGQLAFNQSRDVALSLSNAQVAELSNKDITASMGFTRQNFRIPFRINGAYKKLKNDLTFSCALTFRDTRTIQRKLDAEQIVTAGNVNFQLRPQISYIVSKRLNFNLYFDRTFNDPLVSNSFKRATTAGGVQVKFNLAE from the coding sequence ATGGTGAACCACTACTTTGTTCACAGTTCTGTTGCCAGTCACGTTATTATTCCCGTTAGCAGACTTTTGTTCATTCCGAACGGGTGGCTCATAGTGGGATGTTGGCTGCTATTAGGGCTGGGTATCAGCTTCGGCCAGAACCAGCCAGCACCCGCCAAGAAAGGTGCTGCCGGACGACGTCAACAAGCTGCTGCCGATTCTGCACGAGCCAACGCACGTCGGCGAGCTATTATGCGAGCCGACTCGGCTAAACAGGCCATTCAAGATCGAAACGATAGTATTCGAGCGTTACGAAGTGCAAATCGGCGACCAACCGTAAACTGGCCTGACCGACGAGCTACGCGTTTCTCGGAACGACCGTCAAAGTCGCCCTTTATTCTTCGCGATCCCAAAGGCGTTTCGACCGATTTCCGGCTGGACCCCGAGGGGCGTATTGGCGTTACCGAACGCGTTCGAACAGGCGTTTCCTTATCAGGCGCTCCTACGCCCAACTCAGTGCAGGGCCAAACGAGTGCGCCTACAGCGGGCACAAGTGCCCCCGCGGCTACGAGCCCGATATTGCCTCCCTCACAATTTGGCTTGCCCTACCGACCAGCCGAAACAATTCCGTATTCGACCTATAATCAGCTTCAGAATCAGCGTGTAGAACAAAGCGTTTGGCGCGAATATGGGGCTAAACGCGATGGGCAGAGTGCACTAAGTGGTCGTGGTTTGGTTCCAAAACTCGAATTACCCCCCGTTATTGACCGACTTTTTGGGGGTAGTCAGGTCGATTTTAAGCCTAATGGATTTGTAACGCTCGATTTTGGGTATCTCTATCAGTTTAATGACAACCCGGCTTATCCGATTCGGCAGCGTCGTAGCGGGAACTTTCTCTTCAACGAGCAGATCAGTATTAACTTCAATGGTAAAATTGGGGAGAAACTAGGCGTACTCGCCAACTTCGATACCAAAGCCAGTTTTAATTTTGAGAATGCGCTGAAACTTAACTACAAGCCAGGTGGCGGATTACCTGCTTTTGGTACAGGCCAGGGGTTACCCGGCTTACCGAAAGCCCCCACGTTACCAGGAGCGCCTACGCTACCGGGTATGAGCGCACCCGGAGCACCGGCATTCACTCCTCAGAACGAGAGTATTTTGCAGGGACTCGAAGTCGGTAATATTAGTTGGGCGGTCAACAGCCAGTTGATTCCGGGTGTACAGAATCTATTTGGGATTAAAACACAGCTGCGTTTCGGACGGTTGAACGCTACCTTGGTGGCTTCTCAGCAGCGATCCCGCAAGAGTGAAATTGTACTTCGTGGTGGTACATCGAACCGACCGTTTGAGATCCGGGCAGATAGTTACGACGAAAACCAGCACTTTTTCCTGTCGCAATTTTTCCGGGCTAACTACGAAGCCTCGCTGAAAACAATGCCACAGGTAACGTCGGGCGTGAACATAACGCGGATTGAGGTGTACGTGACGAACCGAACCAATACCACCGAATCGCTTCGGAATATTGCCGGTTTTCAGGATTTGGGCGAAGGAAACCCCTATAATCTGGCGAATCCGAACTTGTCGCCTAATACAAAAAATAATCTGACGCCTACAGCCAATGCCTCTAACGGTCTTTTTAGCAAACTAACCGCGAATCCAACAAGTGGATTTCGGCAGGTAGATCAGACGAATGATCAGTTGACGACCTCTTTTCAATTGACGAAGGGGAGTGATTTTGACTTGCTTCGGGGTGCCAAACGCCTGACCGATCGGGAGTACCGGCTTCAGGCCGATCTGGGTTATATTTCGCTCGTAACTCCCCTGCGGAACGACGAAATTCTGGCCGTTGCCTACGAGTACACCTATCAGGGTCGTCGCTACAAAGTGGGCGAATTGACCGAAGATTACCAGGCTCGTAAAGGAGACGAGGTGATTGTGCTGAAGTTGTTGAAATCGTCCACGATACGCAACAACCTTCAGTTACCGATGTGGAACCTGATGATGAAGAACATCTACGGACTGAACTCATCGCAGATCACCCGGCAGGGCTTCCAACTACGGGTCATTTATAAAGATGACCTGACGGGTATGGATAACCCTAACCTGCAGGAGGGACGCCGGACACAGAACCGCCCACTGGTGCAATTGTTTGGCATGGACCGGCTTAATCAGCAGCTAGACGCCCAGCCCGATGGTAATTTCGATTACGTTGAGAGTTACACCATCGATAGCCGGTATGGAAAAATCATATTCCCGGTTCTGGAGCCTTTCGGGGCGTATCTGGAGAAACAATTCGATGCTGACGAAGACAATTTAAAGGCGAAATATGTCTTTGGTGAGCTATACCGGGGAACCCAGGCTGATGCAAAACAGATTGCTGCCAAAGATAAATTTTACCTGAAAGGCTCGTTCCAATCGGGCAACGGGGCCGAGGTGCAACTGCCATACGGCGTTAATGAACAGTCGGTTACGGTAACAGCGGGTGGTGTGCCACTGGTAGCTGGCTCGGATTACGTACTAGAGGCCCAGATTGGTAAGCTGCGCATCATCAACGAAAGTGTAACCAATTCGGGCCGTGAGATTCGGATTAGCTACGAACAACCCGATCTGTTCCAGAACCAGATTCGAACACTTATTGGTACACACCTGGATTATGTTGTTAATAAGGACGTTAGCATTGGCTTAACCGCCATGCACATGAAAGAGACCCCCGCCGGTTTCCTGACTCGTGTAGCGCTGGGTAACGAACCTGTCAATAACACGATTCTGGGTATCAACGCCAATATTCGCAAAGATGCGCCTGGTCTTACGCGGTTACTAGACGCCTTGCCAGGCGTACAAACCAAAGAAATGTCGACGGTTCAGTTCAATGGTGAAGTCGCGCAACTCTTTCCAGGTACAAACCAGAAGGCCAGAAACGAAAGTTACCTGGATGATTTTGAAGCGGCTCGAACAATTTTTGACCTGACGCGTCAACCCACACGCTGGCGGCTTGGCTCTACACCACAACAGTTTCCACAAGGGTCGTTTGCCGATCCGCTACCGTTTGCTTATAACCGTGCCCGGGTTTCGGTCTATACGGTCGATCCCAGTATTTTTGGTTCAACGGGTTTGCTGGGTGTATCGTCGAACATTGATGTTGAGGATGCAAACAAGCACATGTATGAACGACCTTTCTTACCACAGGAATTATTTCCAGGGCGGTCGGCAAGGCCAGTGCAGTTGCCCGAAAACATTCTGGACGTAGCGTATTTCCCGTCAGAACGGGGCATGTATAACTACAACCCAAATCTGGATGCAAATGGGCTCCTGCCAAACCCTACTCAGAACTTTGGTGCGGTAACTCGGGCTATTGCCTCAGACATTGATTTCGACAATGCCAACGTGGAGAACATCACATTCTGGCTGATGGACCCATTTGTGAAAGGAGATGCCGGGGATATTCGGTATGGACCCGGTGCCAATCAGGTTTTAAAAGGAGGCACTCGCAAAAGTGGGGGGAAATTAGTATTTAACCTGGGCGACGTTTCGGAAGATGTAGTGAAGGATAGTCGTTACGAATTCGAAAATGGTTTCCCACTCGATTCTGCCATAAGCACGCGGAATCCTGGTACCGAAACAACAGCCTGGGGAAAGGCTCCAACCCGGCAATTCGTGACGAATGCTTTCCAGAGTGGTTCACGGGCGCAACAGGATATTGGTCTTGATGGTTTAAGTAGCCAGCCAAACATTCCGAGTGGCGTTACTGCTGAAAAGGATTTCTTCAAGAATTACCTAAATGCCATCCGCCCGAAAATTAGTGCCGATGCATATAACGAGATTGAAGGGGACCCTTCGGGCGATGACTTTAAATTCTATCTGGGCGATGATGCCGATCAGCAGAAGTACATTATTGCCCGGTATAAGAAATACATGGGCATGGAGAATAACTCGCCCGAAAATACCAGCGCGAATCAGTATCTGACACCTGCATCGACAACCTTGCCCGATATTGAAGATTTAAATATCGACAATACCATCAACGATAACGAAGCGTATTACGAGTACGAAATGGACTTGCAGCCTGATAAACTGGAAGTTGGTCAGACGAAATATATTGTCGATAAAGTAACCGTCAGTACACCAGGAGGGCCGGTAAACTGGTATCAATTCCGGATTCCGGTGCGGGAACCTCTACGAAAAGTAGGCGACATCAACGGGTATAAGTCGATCCGGTTTATGCGGATGTACCTAACTGGTTTTGCAGATCCTGTTGTGCTTCGGTTTGCCGAGTTGCAAATGGAGGCCAACCAGTATCGTAAATACACGGGCGATCTGACGCAGCATGGCTTGCAGGAAGTGCCTGAACCTTACGATGCAAACTTTACGGTATCGACGGTTAACATTGAAGAAAACAGCAGCACCCAAACCACCACGGCGGGAGGAGACAAATATCAGTATACAGTGCCGCCGGGCTATGTTCGGGACCGCGACTATACCCAACCCAACATCGTTGAACTAAACGAGCAGTCGATGCGGTTGAGCGTAACGGGTTTACGAGATGGTGATTCGCGGGGGGCATTTAAGAATACGAATTACAATCTGTTGTTCCGGGAGCGGCTCAAAATGTTTGTGCACATGCACAACAATGAAACGGAAAGTGGTAAAGTGTCTGCTTTTGTTCGGCTTGGTACCGATTATACAGACAACTATTACGAAATTGAAATTCCTGGCCTGATCGCCACGCCAGCTGGTAATCAGGCGCCAGAGGTAGTCTGGCCCGACGGCAATGCGTTGGATATAGCGCTTAACGAACTGATTACTCTCAAGGCGAACCGGAACCGGGAATTTGGCCGCAAAACGTCGCTGCCGTTTACACAGCCATCGGCTGATAAACACTACCTGCTTACGGTGGTGGGTAACCCAGATTTGAGCTCAGTGCAGTCGATCATGATTGGGATGCGAAACCCTAAAATGCTTGGTGATGGAGAACAGCCTAAGACCTTTACCATCTGGGTCGATGAGTTGCGGGCAAGCGGTTATGACCAACATGCAGGGGTGGCTGCCGTTGGTGCATTGAACATGAAACTCGCCGATCTGGGTACACTTACGGCATCAGGCCGAATTACGACCTTTGGGTTCGGTGGCGTGCAGACGCGTATTGGCGAACGAGCCCTCGAAACAACGACTGAGTTTGGCGTCTCGTCGGCACTCGCAATCGATAAATTTTTGCCAGCCAGTTGGGGCATGAAAATTCCGCTTTACGTCAATTACGACCATCGGAATGTTGACCCTCATTTCGACCCGCTCGACCCCGATACGCCACTCCAAACCTCGTTGTCGACCAAACCGGAGTCCGAGCGCGACAGTTATCGTCAGTTGGTCCAGGATAATACGACACGCCGAGGCTACAATTTCTCGAATGTGAGGAAGGTAAAAACCGCCCCAAATTCAAAATCTCACTTCTGGGATTTCGAAAACTTTGCGTTTACCTATGCCTTCAATGATATGAAGCGCACGAACATTCTGACGCAGGAATACCTACAACGGCAGAATCGGGGCGGTATTTCCTATACGTATAGCGCACAGCCCAAACCGTTTGAACCGTTCCGGAATGTGGCTTCGTTTGAGGCTCCGTATCTGCGCTGGCTCAAAGATTTTAACCTGACGCTGTTGCCGTCGCTGGTCTCGATTCGAACCGATATGGACCGGAGTTTCATTAAAACCCAACTCCGATCATCTGACCTGACCACGAACGGGATTCTGCCGCAATTCGAGAAATATTTCCTGTTCAATCGCTATTATGATCTGACCTGGAATCTGACGCGCAGCCTGATTTTGACCTATCACGCCCAGGCCAATGCAATTATCGACGAACCGGCAGGTGATATCAATACGCAAGCCAAACGCGACTCGATTATCAACAGCATCAAGCATTTGGGTCGGATGAAAAACTTCGTTCAGGACATTAAGGCCACCTATCGACTGCCGCTAGACAAGATTCCGCTACTCGACTGGATTGCCGCTGATGCCAGCTATGCAGTAGGCTATCAGTTCCAGGCCAACTCCTTCGGTATTGTCGATTCGCTTGGGGTACCGTTTGGTAACATCCTACGTAACAACCGCGAACGGGGTATTACAGGCCGGGTCGATTTAATTCGATTGTACAATAAAATTCGCTACCTGCGCTTCGCCAATACACCCGCGCCAATACGGAAAAACTTTGCCCGTAACCCTGGTGATATTGAAGATATTGTGCGCGGAGAAAGTAAAATCCTGAAAAACTTTACACGCGCCTTATTGACCGTGCGCGGGATTAACTTTTCCTACAACTTGCAGGAATCTACGATTTTGCCCGGCTTCCTGCCAACTCCGAAATTTTTTGGCCTAAGTGCCGAAAACGCACCAGGTTTGGGCTTCGTGTTGGGAAGCCAGGACCATAGCATTGCCTATAAAGCTGCCCAGAAAGGCTGGTTATCGCCCAGTACGGTTCAGAATACAGCCTTCCAGCAAAATATTACCAAGAAGTTTACGGCTAGTACAACGCTGGAGCCATTTAAAGACTTCCGAATGCAGATCAACTGGCGACTCGATCGAACCGACGCTTATCAGGAATACTATCGACCCGGCTCGCAGGGTGGCCCATTTGAAACCCAGACGCCCGTGCGAAGTGGCCAGTTTAGCATGTCTTTCTGGTCGTTCCGAACGGCGTTTAAAGGGTTGCGCTCCGACAATAGTTCGGTTTTATTTGATAGTCTTGAGCAATATCGATCCTATTTTGCTGGCGTATTGAATAAAAAAGCAGGCGAGGCAAATCGGGCGGGAACCTATGATGTCAATTCGCAAGACGTACTGATTCCTTCATTCTTTGCCGCGTATAGTGGGCAGAAAAAAGAGAAAGCGAAGTTCTCGCCGTTCTATAATTTCCCATTACCGAACTGGCAGATCGCTTATAACGGTATGTCGGGGCTAGGATTTATTCGAAAGAAATTCTCCTCATTTACGTTAAATCATAGTTATTCATCGACTTACAGCGTCGGTAACTTCATTTCGAATCTGGATTATACAGCCGCTTACGTAAACCTGGCGGTACAGGACTTTGGTCCAAGGGTAGATCAGGTGACGAATCAGTTAGGGCAATTTGTGCCTATTGTGGCGATGAGTACCATTACGATGTCGGAGAAATTTGCGCCTTTAATTGGTGTCCAGTTCCAGACGAAGAATCGTATTAGTGGACAATTGGCCTTCAATCAGAGTCGGGATGTGGCGCTAAGTTTGTCGAATGCCCAGGTTGCTGAGCTAAGCAATAAGGACATAACGGCCTCTATGGGCTTTACGCGACAGAACTTCCGGATTCCATTCCGGATCAATGGAGCGTATAAGAAACTCAAAAACGACCTAACGTTCTCCTGTGCGTTGACATTCCGGGATACCCGAACTATTCAGCGAAAATTAGATGCTGAGCAGATTGTGACCGCTGGTAATGTCAACTTCCAGTTGCGTCCGCAGATTAGCTATATTGTTAGCAAGCGTCTGAATTTCAACCTCTACTTCGACCGCACGTTCAACGACCCACTCGTTTCGAACTCGTTCAAGCGAGCGACTACCGCTGGTGGTGTACAGGTGAAATTTAATCTGGCAGAGTAG
- a CDS encoding aldo/keto reductase, which yields MKYNHLGNTGVLVSEICLGTMTFGGNGYWKAMGELQQNAVNDIVKAALDSGINFIDTANVYSFGESERLLGQSLKTLGVSRDELVIATKVRGRMGEGKNQVGLGRLQIMQQIEGSLKRLQVDHVDLYQIHGFDPITPLEETMRGLEDVVRSGKVRYIGCSNLAAWQVMKANGIAEKNGWTKFVSTQNYYSIAGRDLENEIVPMVQDQQMAILPWSPLAGGFLSGKYTRENKPEGDSRRLAFDFPPVNQERAYDIIEVMQTIAEAHGVSVARIALAWVLAKPGVTSVIIGAKNTDQLADNIKAVEVSLTSEQLEQLDQVSSTTKPYPQWMIQRQSSDRLGAYNFSPNQSTVAK from the coding sequence ATGAAATACAACCATCTCGGAAATACCGGCGTATTAGTTTCCGAAATCTGCCTGGGTACCATGACCTTCGGAGGGAATGGCTATTGGAAAGCAATGGGCGAGCTTCAGCAGAATGCCGTCAACGATATTGTAAAAGCCGCACTGGATAGTGGCATTAATTTCATTGATACCGCCAACGTTTACTCCTTCGGCGAATCGGAACGATTGCTGGGGCAGTCGTTGAAAACGCTTGGGGTGTCGCGCGATGAACTGGTGATTGCCACGAAAGTTCGTGGACGTATGGGCGAAGGCAAGAACCAAGTTGGCCTAGGTCGTCTGCAAATCATGCAGCAGATTGAAGGTAGTCTGAAACGCCTTCAGGTTGATCATGTCGACCTGTATCAGATTCACGGATTTGACCCAATAACACCGCTTGAAGAAACCATGCGGGGACTGGAAGATGTGGTCAGAAGTGGTAAAGTGCGCTACATTGGCTGCTCAAATCTGGCCGCCTGGCAAGTGATGAAAGCCAATGGCATTGCGGAGAAAAACGGTTGGACAAAGTTTGTGTCGACCCAGAATTATTATTCCATCGCTGGTCGTGATCTCGAAAATGAAATCGTGCCAATGGTACAGGATCAGCAGATGGCTATTTTACCCTGGAGTCCATTGGCGGGTGGTTTCTTATCTGGAAAATATACCCGTGAAAACAAACCCGAAGGCGATTCGCGTCGATTGGCGTTCGACTTTCCCCCTGTCAATCAGGAGCGTGCTTACGACATTATTGAGGTAATGCAAACCATTGCTGAAGCACACGGCGTTTCGGTCGCCCGGATTGCGTTGGCTTGGGTATTGGCCAAACCTGGTGTGACAAGCGTTATTATTGGCGCCAAAAACACCGACCAGCTTGCCGATAATATTAAAGCAGTAGAAGTAAGCCTGACCAGCGAGCAACTTGAGCAGCTCGATCAGGTCAGTTCAACCACGAAGCCCTATCCACAATGGATGATTCAACGACAGAGTAGTGATCGGCTTGGGGCTTATAATTTCTCACCCAATCAATCGACAGTGGCAAAGTAA
- a CDS encoding DUF6169 family protein — MCDDSDSRELARKRKFDNWFNRSRNHPFEKYDLPSVISGPEQYFASIFFRYDNPFRHAIIAAFEDLANGEK, encoded by the coding sequence ATCTGCGATGACTCTGACTCTCGCGAATTAGCTCGCAAGCGTAAATTTGATAACTGGTTTAACCGAAGCAGGAATCATCCGTTTGAGAAATATGACCTTCCGTCAGTAATTAGTGGGCCTGAGCAATACTTTGCGTCAATATTTTTTCGATACGACAACCCCTTCCGTCACGCTATCATTGCCGCTTTTGAGGACTTAGCAAACGGCGAGAAATAA
- a CDS encoding MerR family transcriptional regulator: protein MELTPEFPQRSFFYEMHIGELANRTGVTPDTIRFYEKLNLLQGNRHSRRGHRQYDESHVAGLLQIKFIKAMGFTLKDIQEKFVDWRAGKLTNLEKRAILEAQLQKIDEAAAEIEQVRAYLRKKIGLFPD from the coding sequence TTGGAGTTAACTCCAGAATTCCCACAACGCTCATTTTTTTACGAAATGCACATCGGTGAACTAGCCAATCGAACAGGGGTAACGCCCGACACCATCCGATTTTACGAGAAGTTGAATTTACTACAAGGCAATCGCCATAGCCGACGGGGACATCGCCAATACGACGAATCGCACGTAGCGGGATTGCTGCAAATTAAGTTTATTAAAGCAATGGGCTTCACACTCAAGGATATACAGGAAAAGTTCGTCGACTGGCGAGCGGGCAAACTGACGAACTTAGAAAAACGAGCCATTCTGGAAGCCCAACTCCAGAAAATAGACGAAGCCGCTGCAGAAATTGAACAGGTCAGAGCGTATTTACGCAAAAAGATTGGCCTGTTTCCTGATTGA
- the gcvH gene encoding glycine cleavage system protein GcvH, whose protein sequence is MNFPAELSYTEDHEWIRIEDDGTAVIGITEFAQNELGDIIFIDVNTVGQSLGKGDVFGAVEAVKTVSDLFLPVEGEVLELNPAIEKSPELLNSDPYGEGWIIRLKPVDAGAKDGLLSADAYRELIGA, encoded by the coding sequence ATGAATTTTCCCGCAGAGCTAAGTTATACGGAGGATCACGAGTGGATTCGAATCGAAGATGATGGTACCGCCGTAATTGGCATTACTGAATTCGCACAAAATGAATTGGGCGATATTATTTTCATTGACGTTAATACGGTCGGTCAATCACTCGGAAAAGGGGATGTTTTTGGTGCTGTTGAAGCTGTAAAAACGGTATCGGACCTATTTTTACCAGTCGAAGGCGAAGTTCTCGAACTGAATCCTGCCATTGAAAAAAGCCCCGAACTGTTGAATAGTGATCCATATGGTGAAGGGTGGATTATTCGCCTGAAACCTGTCGATGCCGGAGCAAAAGATGGTTTACTATCTGCCGATGCCTACCGGGAGTTGATAGGTGCCTAA